A single genomic interval of Ruminococcus sp. NK3A76 harbors:
- the rsmG gene encoding 16S rRNA (guanine(527)-N(7))-methyltransferase RsmG, with protein sequence MLIPENEFSALFEKGKMTITPGQYAYFCEYAKMLVDWNEKINLTAITDPEGIALKHFYDSVYPFTLCEVPKGAKVIDVGTGAGFPSCPLKIMRDDISLTLLDSLNKRIKFLQELSQSCGLSAECIHSRAEDGGHNAALRESFDIACARAVAPMYVLCEYCLPFVKVGGAFTALKGSSGAEELGEAKEAIKRLGGKTEQVTEYTLPNGDGRTLIVVRKVSETPAKYPRAKAKIVK encoded by the coding sequence ATGCTTATACCCGAAAATGAATTCTCTGCTCTGTTTGAAAAGGGCAAAATGACAATAACCCCCGGGCAGTATGCTTACTTTTGCGAGTATGCAAAAATGCTCGTGGATTGGAACGAAAAGATAAACCTCACCGCCATTACCGACCCGGAGGGGATAGCGCTCAAGCATTTTTATGACAGCGTTTACCCCTTCACGCTGTGCGAGGTGCCTAAGGGCGCTAAGGTGATAGATGTCGGCACGGGGGCAGGCTTTCCCTCCTGTCCGCTAAAGATAATGCGGGACGATATATCCCTGACCCTGCTTGACAGCCTGAACAAGCGCATAAAGTTCTTGCAGGAGCTGTCGCAAAGCTGCGGCCTCTCGGCTGAGTGCATACACTCCCGTGCGGAGGACGGCGGACATAATGCAGCGCTGCGTGAGAGCTTTGACATAGCCTGCGCAAGAGCCGTAGCGCCGATGTATGTGCTCTGTGAATACTGCCTGCCGTTTGTAAAGGTGGGCGGTGCGTTTACAGCGCTTAAGGGCAGCAGCGGCGCTGAGGAGCTCGGTGAAGCAAAGGAAGCCATAAAGCGCCTCGGCGGCAAGACCGAGCAGGTGACAGAATACACTCTCCCTAACGGCGACGGCAGGACGCTAATCGTCGTCCGCA
- a CDS encoding sigma factor has protein sequence MEDKDIVALYWERDERAIDETKTKYGHYCMSIAKNILSAREDAEECVNDGYLGTWNAIPPHRPKLLSSLWK, from the coding sequence ATGGAAGACAAGGACATAGTAGCGCTTTACTGGGAGCGTGATGAAAGAGCAATTGATGAGACTAAGACTAAATACGGGCATTACTGTATGAGCATTGCCAAGAACATTCTTTCAGCCCGTGAGGACGCTGAGGAGTGCGTGAATGACGGGTATCTCGGCACATGGAATGCCATACCGCCGCACAGACCGAAGCTGCTGTCGAGTTTATGGAAATGA
- a CDS encoding alpha-L-arabinofuranosidase C-terminal domain-containing protein: MKALKMTINTRDKRSHINREIYGNFTEHLGRCIYNGIYVGEDSEIPNTRGIRNDIVEAFKEIGMPVLRWPGGCFADEYHWRDGIGEKSQRPKMINTNWGGVTEDNSFGTHEFFDLCEQVGCEPYIAGNVGSGTVEELSKWVEYMTSDSICPMADERRKNGRDKAWKLKYLGIGNENWGCGGNMTPEYYSSLYKQFRSFCKNHSGNELYPIACGPSSSDYNWTEVMMKNLKGAYGWQAKGLALHFYSIPDWNNKGKATEFDEEDYYRLLGTVYFTDELLTRHTEVMNRYDPEGEVALIVDEWGNWFDVEDGTNPGFLFQQNAMRDAITAAISLNTFNAHSKRVKMANIAQAVNVLQSVILTEGEALVKTPTFYVFKLFKGHQEGELVYSHIENETVSSFNVPAVSQSVSVKDGVMTVTLSNCSLTESYEIEADILGFDAKTADAEIITAEVHAFNDFNKPEQVTAKAYDAQIVDGRLKVTLPACSVVAVTVK, translated from the coding sequence ATGAAGGCACTGAAAATGACTATCAACACACGAGACAAAAGATCGCACATAAACCGTGAGATCTACGGCAACTTCACCGAGCACTTAGGCAGATGCATATATAATGGTATATACGTCGGTGAGGACAGCGAGATACCCAACACAAGGGGTATCAGAAACGACATAGTAGAGGCCTTCAAGGAGATAGGTATGCCTGTGCTGCGCTGGCCGGGCGGCTGCTTTGCAGACGAGTATCACTGGCGTGACGGCATCGGCGAAAAATCACAGCGCCCGAAGATGATAAACACCAACTGGGGCGGCGTGACAGAAGACAACAGCTTCGGCACGCACGAGTTTTTTGACCTGTGCGAGCAGGTGGGCTGCGAGCCTTACATAGCAGGCAACGTCGGCAGCGGCACTGTTGAGGAGCTCTCAAAGTGGGTAGAATACATGACCTCCGACAGCATATGCCCCATGGCAGACGAAAGGCGCAAAAACGGCAGAGACAAGGCATGGAAATTAAAATACTTAGGCATCGGCAACGAGAACTGGGGCTGCGGAGGCAATATGACGCCCGAATACTATTCCTCGCTTTACAAGCAGTTCCGCAGCTTTTGCAAGAACCACAGCGGCAACGAGCTCTACCCGATAGCCTGCGGCCCGAGCTCCTCAGACTACAACTGGACAGAGGTAATGATGAAGAACCTCAAAGGCGCTTACGGCTGGCAGGCAAAGGGTCTTGCGCTGCACTTTTACTCTATACCCGACTGGAACAACAAGGGCAAGGCGACAGAGTTTGACGAGGAGGACTATTACAGGCTTCTCGGCACTGTGTATTTCACAGACGAGCTGCTAACACGCCACACCGAGGTCATGAACCGCTACGACCCCGAGGGCGAGGTAGCGCTTATAGTTGACGAGTGGGGCAACTGGTTCGATGTTGAGGACGGCACAAACCCCGGCTTCCTTTTCCAGCAGAACGCCATGCGTGATGCTATAACCGCAGCTATATCCTTAAACACCTTCAACGCTCACTCAAAGCGTGTTAAAATGGCAAACATAGCACAGGCAGTCAACGTGCTCCAGTCGGTGATACTCACCGAGGGCGAGGCGCTTGTCAAGACACCGACCTTCTATGTATTCAAGCTCTTCAAGGGTCATCAGGAGGGCGAGCTCGTTTACAGCCACATTGAAAACGAGACTGTAAGCAGCTTCAACGTGCCTGCTGTTTCGCAGAGCGTGTCGGTAAAGGACGGCGTGATGACAGTTACTCTTTCTAACTGCTCGCTTACAGAGAGCTATGAGATAGAGGCTGACATATTGGGCTTTGATGCAAAGACAGCAGATGCTGAGATAATAACTGCCGAGGTACACGCCTTCAACGACTTTAACAAGCCCGAGCAGGTGACAGCAAAGGCTTACGATGCGCAGATAGTTGACGGCAGGCTCAAGGTAACTCTCCCTGCCTGCTCGGTAGTTGCTGTCACGGTAAAATGA
- a CDS encoding DUF6171 family protein, with translation MSVICRRCLLEDMQGDELYRSVQERISLLDESVRTDKRTYAERLEKCRSCDELTNGMCALCGCFAELRAAKKDMHCPGKQKLW, from the coding sequence ATGAGTGTGATATGCAGGCGATGCCTGCTTGAAGATATGCAGGGTGATGAGCTCTACCGCTCGGTGCAGGAGCGCATTTCCCTGTTGGACGAGTCAGTCAGGACAGACAAGCGCACCTACGCCGAAAGGCTTGAAAAGTGCAGAAGCTGCGACGAGCTGACAAACGGTATGTGCGCTCTTTGCGGCTGCTTTGCCGAGCTTCGTGCAGCGAAAAAGGATATGCACTGCCCCGGTAAACAGAAGCTGTGGTAG
- a CDS encoding DUF6472 family protein yields the protein MTAKKRSTDCNSCVNFVYDEDYEEYTCLVNLDEDEYYRLLNHSDYVCPYYRLDDEYGVVRKQN from the coding sequence ATGACGGCTAAAAAACGCTCGACCGACTGCAATTCCTGTGTAAACTTCGTTTACGACGAGGACTACGAGGAATACACCTGCCTTGTCAACTTAGACGAGGACGAATACTACAGGCTGCTCAATCATTCCGACTACGTCTGCCCTTATTACAGGCTCGATGATGAGTACGGCGTGGTAAGAAAACAAAACTGA